A single window of Cheilinus undulatus linkage group 12, ASM1832078v1, whole genome shotgun sequence DNA harbors:
- the grm5a gene encoding glutamate receptor, metabotropic 5a, which produces MAGCVQMNAGMGNPQGLHIKLLAVYVLLSWLGLRDQLGVNAQNNERRVLAHIPGDIIIGALFSVHHQPPADKVHERKCGAVREQYGIQRVEAMMHTLDRINADPLILPNITLGCEIRDSCWHSAVALEQSIEFIRDTLVSNEEEENQGKCTAEQGSMLMQGKKPIVGLIGPGSSSVAIQVQNLLQLFNIPQIAYSATSMDLSDKSLYKYFMRVVPSDMQQARAMVDIVKRYNWSYVSAIHTEGNYGESGMEAFKDMAAKEGICIAHSDKIYSNAGEQSFDKLLQKLRAHLPKARVVACFCEGMTVRGILMAMRRQRLVGEFLLVGSDGWADRYDVTDGFEKEALGGITIKLKSAYVTWFDDYYLNLKPDSNLRNPWFPEFWQHRFQCRLRGHPQESNQYNRTCTWRESLRHQYAQDTKMGFVINAIYSMAYGLHAMQLTLCPGYKGLCEAMRPIDGRTLLEFLMKTNFTGVSGEAILFDQNGDSPGRYEIMNFKHTGEEEYAYIHVGSWDQGGLKMNDEEIWSNESEVIASVCSEPCQKAQIKVIRKGEVSCCWTCTPCKENEFVFDEYTCRACVLGSWPTEDLTGCDPIPVQYVLWGDPEPIAAVVFACLGLLSTLFVTSVFIKFWDTPVVKSSSRELCYIILAGICLSYLCTFSLIAKPHIIHCYLQRLGIGLSPAMSYSALVTKTNRIARILAGSKKKICTKKPRFMSACAQLVIAFLLILLQLGIIVALLIIEPPQVIYDYPSIREVHLICNLTTLGVVAPLGYNGLLILSCTFYAFKTRNVPANFNEAKYIAFTMYTTCIIWLAFVPIYFGSNYKIITMCFSVSLSATVALCCMFVPKVYIMLAKPEKNVRSAFTTSTVVRMHVGDAKKAAKSGKSSSSMANLFRRRGSAQEDISSNGKSVQWTQNERSYRPNLWKRMSFHVKKKESVEVNQTAIIKPFSKGGDTPAESGVNEQYEDPQPSQPPFQAGEDGEETYVSEQPAAVRRRGGDNGQGVAMADGGDISVIGVGDIGSLGMIGGQPQGTTIMDQISCVVNRFTANISELNTMMLPGGVTVSTTSTTALPSPTDATNCPPQYLASRGRGAPSTVTTYAEVAAVSNYCENRQAGKIYEHLSSKRAKDMEELVALTPPSPFRDSSLSSDGSSTHSMSPASEAEYDQLLLRHYSQSSSSL; this is translated from the exons ATGGCAGGATGTGTACAGATGAACGCAGGGATGGGAAATCCACAAGGGTTACACATAAAGCTGCTGGCAGTGTATGTGTTGCTGAGCTGGCTTGGCCTGAGGGACCAGTTGGGGGTCAATGCCCAAAACAATGAGAGAAGGGTATTGGCTCATATCCCTGGGGATATCATCATAGGGGCTCTTTTCTCTGTCCACCACCAGCCACCTGCTGATAAG GTTCATGAGCGAAAGTGTGGTGCAGTGCGAGAGCAGTATGGGATTCAGAGAGTGGAGGCCATGATGCACACTCTGGATCGAATCAATGCAGACCCCCTTATCCTCCCGAATATTACCTTGGGCTGTGAGATAAG GGACTCATGCTGGCACTCTGCGGTGGCACTGGAGCAGAGCATCGAGTTCATTCGGGACACACTGGTGTCGAACGAAGAGGAGGAGAACCAGGGCAAGTGCACTGCAGAGCAAGGGAGCATGCTAATGCAGGGAAAGAAGCCCATTGTGGGACTGATTGGACCAGGATCCAGCTCTGTGGCTATACAGGTGCAGAATCTTCTGCAGCTCTTCAACATCCCGCAGATTGCTTACTCAGCCACAAGCATGGACCTCAGTGACAAG AGCCTTTATAAATATTTCATGAGGGTGGTGCCATCAGATATGCAACAGGCCAGAGCAATGGTGGACATCGTCAAGAGATACAACTGGAGCTACGTGTCTGCTATACACACAGAGG GTAATTATGGGGAGAGTGGTATGGAGGCATTCAAAGACATGGCAGCAAAGGAGGGGATCTGTATTGCCCACTCTGATAAGATATACAGCAACGCGGGTGAACAAAGCTTTGATAAGCTGCTGCAGAAGTTACGAGCTCATCTGCCCAAAGCCAGGGTGGTGGCCTGCTTCTGCGAGGGAATGACAGTCAGAGGTATTCTGATGGCAATGAGACGACAGCGCCTCGTGGGAGAGTTTCTGCTGGTTGGCAG TGACGGCTGGGCAGACAGGTACGACGTCACTGACGGCTTTGAGAAGGAGGCATTAGGAGGAATCACTATCAAGCTAAAGTCAGCGTACGTGACCTGGTTTGATGATTATTACCTGAACCTGAAGCCTGACTCCAACCTGAGGAACCCCTGGTTCCCAGAGTTCTGGCAGCATCGCTTCCAGTGCCGGCTGAGGGGACACCCACAGGAGAGCAATCAGTACAACCGCACCTGCACCT GGAGGGAGTCCCTGCGCCATCAGTACGCCCAAGACACTAAGATGGGTTTCGTCATTAATGCCATTTATTCCATGGCTTACGGCCTGCATGCCATGCAGCTAACCCTTTGTCCAGGATATAAG GGTTTGTGTGAAGCCATGAGGCCCATTGATGGCCGAACACTGCTAGAATTCCTGATGAAAACCAACTTCACTGGTGTGTCTGGTGAGGCCATCCTCTTTGACCAGAATGGAGACTCACCTGGCAG GTATGAAATCATGAACTTCAAACACACTGGTGAGGAGGAGTATGCTTACATCCATGTGGGAAGCTGGGATCAGGGTGGCCTAAAAATGAACGATGAGGAAATCTGGAGTAATGAAAGTGAAGTCATCGCATCAGTCTGCTCTGAGCCATGCCAGAAGGCACAGATAAAG gtgatCCGTAAAGGAGAGGTGAGCTGCTGTTGGACCTGCACTCCCTGCAAGGAGAACGAGTTTGTGTTTGATGAGTACACATGTCGAGCGTGTGTCCTCGGCTCCTGGCCCACAGAGGACCTCACTG GTTGTGACCCAATCCCGGTGCAGTATGTGCTTTGGGGGGATCCAGAGCCAATTGCTGCTGTGGTCTTTGCCTGTCTGGGCCTCCTGTCTACGCTCTTTGTTACTTCTGTCTTTATCAA GTTTTGGGACACCCCTGTGGTAAAGTCCTCCAGTCGTGAGCTTTGCTACATTATCCTGGCTGGAATATGTTTGAGCTACCTGTGCACCTTCAGCCTTATCGCCAAGCCACACATAATCCACTGCTACCTCCAGCGCTTGGGAATCGGCCTGTCACCTGCCATGAGCTACTCTGCCTTGGTCACCAAG ACCAACCGAATTGCACGGATCCTGGCAGGCAGCAAGAAGAAGATCTGCACCAAGAAACCGCGCTTTATGTCCGCCTGCGCACAATTGGTCATCGCCTTCCTACTCATACTGCTGCAGCTTGGGATTATTGTGGCACTTCTCATCATAGAGCCACCGCAG GTGATCTATGACTACCCAAGTATCCGAGAGGTACACTTGATCTGCAATCTGACCACACTGGGGGTGGTGGCACCTCTGGGATATAATGGCCTGCTTATCCTCAGCTGCACCTTCTATGCCTTCAAG ACTCGTAATGTTCCGGCTAACTTTAACGAGGCCAAGTATATTGCCTTCACCATGTACACCACTTGTATCATCTGGCTGGCCTTTGTTCCTATTTACTTTGGCTCCAACTACAAGATCATAACCATGTGCTTTAGTGTCAGCCTCAGTGCCACTGTGGCTCTCTGCTGCATGTTTGTTCCCAAG GTATACATCATGCTTGCCAAACCTGAGAAAAACGTCCGGAGTGCTTTCACAACATCCACAGTGGTGCGCATGCACGTAGGAGATGCCAAAAAAGCGGCCAAGTCTGGCAAATCTTCCAGCAGCATGGCCAACCTCTTTAGACGCCGTGGATCAGCACAGGAAGATATCAG CTCCAATGGGAAATCAGTGCAGTGGACCCAGAATGAGCGCAGCTACAGACCCAACCTTTGGAAGAGGATGTCGTTCCACGTGAAGAAAAAAGAATCAGTTGAGGTGAATCAGACAGCCATCATCAAGCCTTTCTCTAAAGGCGGAGATACACCTGCAGAGTCAGGTGTCAATGAGCAGTATGAAGACCCACAACCGTCTCAGCCCCCCTTccaggcaggagaggatggagaggaAACGTACGTGTCCGAGCAGCCTGCAGCAGTGAGGAGAAGAGGTGGGGACAACGGCCAGGGCGTCGCTATGGCGGACGGTGGGGACATTAGCGTCATCGGCGTGGGCGACATTGGCAGCCTAGGTATGATCGGCGGGCAACCTCAGGGCACCACCATCATGGACCAAATCAGCTGCGTGGTTAACCGTTTCACCGCCAACATCAGCGAGCTGAACACCATGATGCTGCCAGGGGGGGTCACCGTCAGCACCACCTCCACCACTGCTCTCCCTTCACCTACAGACGCCACTAACTGCCCACCTCAGTATCTTGCATCCAGGGGCAGAGGGGCTCCCTCCACCGTCACCACATATGCCGAGGTCGCCGCCGTCTCCAATTACTGCGAGAACAGACAGGCGGGTAAGATTTATGAGCACCTTAGTAGCAAGAGAGCAAAGGATATGGAGGAGCTGGTGGCTTTGACGCCTCCATCACCATTTAGAgactcatcactgagctctgacgGCAGCTCAACCCACTCGATGTCACCGGCCTCTGAGGCTGAATATGACCAACTGCTGCTGAGACACTACAGCCAGAGCTCATCCTCTCTGTAA